TATATGATATCACCGAAAGGGAAAATGTTAAAACGATGCTGGTTGAAAGTGAAGAAAAATATCGTGAGATTTTTAATAAAGCAAATGACATGATTAGTCTTAATAAGATAAATGAAGATCAATCTGCAGGCAATTTCATCGAAATAAATGATGTGGGAGTTAAGCGTCTGGGTTATAGTAGGGATGAAATATTGAACATGAATCCATTAGAAATAATTCCTCTTGACTCACAGGATATCATGTTTAAGTACGTTTCTCAACTTGAAAAAACCAGACATGCCAAATTTGATATTGCCTACATCACTAAGAATGGTAAAAAAATCCCCACCGAAGTGAGTATCCATATTTTTAAGTTAAGAGGTTACCCTGTGGCCTTGACCGTGAGTCGAGATATTACTGATCGTAAAAAAGCTGAAATTCAGATGAAAAAATCTTTAAATGAGAAAGAAACACTTCTTCGAGAGATACACCACCGTGTGAATAACAATTTACAAGTAATTTCCAGTTTACTCAATCTGCAAGCATATTCTGAAGAAAAAAAATCTAGAGACACATTACTGGTTACTCAAAGCAGGATTAAATCCATGGCCATGATCCATGAAAAACTCTACAAATCTCCTGATTTAACCCATATAAATATGAAAAAATATATTGAAACTTTTATCTCAGATTTATTTTACTTATATCAAACAGATAGGGACATTATTCAATTGAATATGGATATTGAGGATATAGAAATGGGAATTGAAACAGCAATACCTTTAGGATTGATTATTAATGAGGTTATTGTGAACACATTAAAACACGCATTTCCAGATGAAATATCAGGAAACATAGAAATTTCCTTTAAATCACAGGGCGAATATTTTTTATTAACTATGGAAGACGATGGAATCGGTTTGCCAGATAATATAACTTTGCAAAGTGCACAAACTCTCGGATTACAGTTAGTAAATAACTTAATAACTCAGCTCGATGCGGATTTAGAAATAATTCGAAGCAAGGGTACTAAATTTAAAATAACTTTTAAAGAATTAAAATATAATAAAAGAATATAATTTTCAGATCATGTCACATTTTATAATTAATTTTTTAAGTATTACATAAATTATTAATATTACTTAAGACAAAATGACTGACATCAGTCAAATAGGGTTTTATTTAGATTATTCAAAAATCGGTGTTTAAGATGAAAATATTGTTACCC
The nucleotide sequence above comes from Methanobacterium alcaliphilum. Encoded proteins:
- a CDS encoding PAS domain-containing sensor histidine kinase, which gives rise to MEYFFVLILGSIMKKSENNRINPRFDAFKIAVIYVIVSIIWIISSDQILAISISNPQLSLWIASAKGILFVTLTTILIYILVYHNLSSIKESEERFFKAFNSNPISIVLTKIDGEIIDVNDSYLSMTGFKKSEVLGKNAIDLNITTSETRQKVMMEYKKQGFIKDFESEINVKSGEKRIVLTTIESITLEGKKHNLNFLYDITERENVKTMLVESEEKYREIFNKANDMISLNKINEDQSAGNFIEINDVGVKRLGYSRDEILNMNPLEIIPLDSQDIMFKYVSQLEKTRHAKFDIAYITKNGKKIPTEVSIHIFKLRGYPVALTVSRDITDRKKAEIQMKKSLNEKETLLREIHHRVNNNLQVISSLLNLQAYSEEKKSRDTLLVTQSRIKSMAMIHEKLYKSPDLTHINMKKYIETFISDLFYLYQTDRDIIQLNMDIEDIEMGIETAIPLGLIINEVIVNTLKHAFPDEISGNIEISFKSQGEYFLLTMEDDGIGLPDNITLQSAQTLGLQLVNNLITQLDADLEIIRSKGTKFKITFKELKYNKRI